A genomic window from Melanotaenia boesemani isolate fMelBoe1 chromosome 15, fMelBoe1.pri, whole genome shotgun sequence includes:
- the rabgef1 gene encoding rab5 GDP/GTP exchange factor isoform X2: MSQRTERRGIHVDQSDLLCKKGCGYYGNAAWQGLCSKCWREEYQRVRQKQIQDDWALAEKLQREEEAAYASSHGAHSQANTPQQHPGHTSLGPFSKFEEKKTNEKTRKVTTVKKFFSPSSRTASKKETQEGKTTSPSISRHASFDTDQVSRDFLEFLKNLQKPGREIHKQCRAFLVNMSSKKDLSADELSECVQDFYQGLADRLMSHFKGSSESVEQVMDQVEKYIMTRLYKSVFCPETTDDENKDLATQNRIRALHWVTIQMLCVSMDEEIPEVSENVVKAITDIIEMDSKRVPRDKLACITRCSKHIFSAIRITKNEPASADDFLPALIYIVLKANPPRLQSNIQYITRFCNPSRLMTGEDGYYFTNLCCAAAFIEKLDAQSLNLSLEEFERYMSGQASPRCSSSEGEWPHSGPEVRVAATNPVLAQLNHNLELLSGLSSRQEALMEAAQSLQADLLLWTQSVQQEVHDILEKYPLEGLSSTVSAIDTNNMDNNNLPSPLKPQVFAS, from the exons ATGAGTCAGCGGACGGAGCGACGGGGCATACACGTGGACCAATCAGACCTACTGTGCAAAAAGGGATGTGGTTACTATGGAAACGCAGCTTGGCAAGGCCTGTGCTCCAAGTGCTGGAGAGAAGAGTACCAGCGGGTACGGCAGAAGCAGATCCAGGACGACTGGGCCTTGGCAGAAAA GTTGCAGCGTGAAGAGGAGGCGGCGTACGCCAGCAGTCACGGAGCGCATTCCCAGGCAAACACACCCCAGCAGCACCCAGGACACACCTCTCTGGGACCCTTCTCCAAGTTTGAGGAAAAGAAGACCAACGAGAAGACTCGGAAAGTGACAACCGTTAAAAAATTCTTCAGCCCATCATCACGCACCGCATCCAAGAAAG AAACCCAGGAGGGCAAGACGACCAGTCCTTCCATTAGCCGCCATGCCAGCTTTGATACCGACCAAGTGTCCAGGGACTTTTTAGAGTTCTTAAAGAATCTTCAAAAACCTGGTCGTGAGATCCACAAGCAGTGCAGAGCTTTTCTTGTGAACATGTCAAGCAAGAAG GACCTGAGCGCTGATGAACTCTCGGAGTGTGTTCAGGATTTTTACCAGGGCTTGGCCGATCGCTTGATGAGTCACTTTAAAG GCTCTTCAGAATCTGTGGAGCAAGTGATGGACCAAGTGGAAAAATACATCATGACTCGTCTGTATAAGAGTGTTTTCTGCCCTGAGACAACCGATGATGAGAATAAGGACTTGGCCACACAGAACAGGATAAG GGCTTTACACTGGGTGACCATCCAGATGCTCTGCGTGTCCATGGATGAAGAAATCCCTGAAGTCTCTGAGAATGTGGTCAAGGCAATAACAG atatcATTGAGATGGACTCAAAGAGGGTTCCTCGGGACAAACTTGCGTGCATCACACGCTGCAGTAAACACATCTTCAGCGCTATTAGGATCACCAAGAACGAGCCGGCGTCCGCCGACGACTTTCTCCCCGCGCTCATTTACATCGTGCTCAAGGCTAACCCTCCACGACTTCAGTCCAACATCCAGTACATCACTCGATTCTGCAACCCCAGCAGGCTGATGACCGGAGAGGACGGATACTACTTCACCAACCtg TGCTGTGCAGCTGCCTTCATAGAGAAGTTAGATGCTCAGTCTCTCAACCTTTCCCTGGAGGAATTTGAGCGGTACATGTCGGGCCAAGCTTCCCCACGATGCAGCAGCTCAGAGGGCGAGTGGCCCCACTCTGGTCCAGAAGTCCGCGTGGCTGCCACCAACCCAGTTCTGGCACAGCTCAATCACAATCTGGAGCTGCTGTCAGGGCTAAGCAGTCGGCAGGAGGCCCTGATGGAAGCTGCTCAGAGCCTCCAGGCTGATCTCCTCCTCTGGACTCAGAGTGTGCAGCAGGAGGTGCATGACATACTGGAGAAATACCCACTGGAAGGTCTTTCCTCCACTGTTTCTGCCATTGATACAAACAACATGGACAACAACAACCTGCCATCACCCCTCAAACCCCAAGTGTTTGCTAGCTAG
- the rabgef1 gene encoding rab5 GDP/GTP exchange factor isoform X1 gives MSQRTERRGIHVDQSDLLCKKGCGYYGNAAWQGLCSKCWREEYQRVRQKQIQDDWALAEKLQREEEAAYASSHGAHSQANTPQQHPGHTSLGPFSKFEEKKTNEKTRKVTTVKKFFSPSSRTASKKETQEGKTTSPSISRHASFDTDQVSRDFLEFLKNLQKPGREIHKQCRAFLVNMSSKKQDLSADELSECVQDFYQGLADRLMSHFKGSSESVEQVMDQVEKYIMTRLYKSVFCPETTDDENKDLATQNRIRALHWVTIQMLCVSMDEEIPEVSENVVKAITDIIEMDSKRVPRDKLACITRCSKHIFSAIRITKNEPASADDFLPALIYIVLKANPPRLQSNIQYITRFCNPSRLMTGEDGYYFTNLCCAAAFIEKLDAQSLNLSLEEFERYMSGQASPRCSSSEGEWPHSGPEVRVAATNPVLAQLNHNLELLSGLSSRQEALMEAAQSLQADLLLWTQSVQQEVHDILEKYPLEGLSSTVSAIDTNNMDNNNLPSPLKPQVFAS, from the exons ATGAGTCAGCGGACGGAGCGACGGGGCATACACGTGGACCAATCAGACCTACTGTGCAAAAAGGGATGTGGTTACTATGGAAACGCAGCTTGGCAAGGCCTGTGCTCCAAGTGCTGGAGAGAAGAGTACCAGCGGGTACGGCAGAAGCAGATCCAGGACGACTGGGCCTTGGCAGAAAA GTTGCAGCGTGAAGAGGAGGCGGCGTACGCCAGCAGTCACGGAGCGCATTCCCAGGCAAACACACCCCAGCAGCACCCAGGACACACCTCTCTGGGACCCTTCTCCAAGTTTGAGGAAAAGAAGACCAACGAGAAGACTCGGAAAGTGACAACCGTTAAAAAATTCTTCAGCCCATCATCACGCACCGCATCCAAGAAAG AAACCCAGGAGGGCAAGACGACCAGTCCTTCCATTAGCCGCCATGCCAGCTTTGATACCGACCAAGTGTCCAGGGACTTTTTAGAGTTCTTAAAGAATCTTCAAAAACCTGGTCGTGAGATCCACAAGCAGTGCAGAGCTTTTCTTGTGAACATGTCAAGCAAGAAG CAGGACCTGAGCGCTGATGAACTCTCGGAGTGTGTTCAGGATTTTTACCAGGGCTTGGCCGATCGCTTGATGAGTCACTTTAAAG GCTCTTCAGAATCTGTGGAGCAAGTGATGGACCAAGTGGAAAAATACATCATGACTCGTCTGTATAAGAGTGTTTTCTGCCCTGAGACAACCGATGATGAGAATAAGGACTTGGCCACACAGAACAGGATAAG GGCTTTACACTGGGTGACCATCCAGATGCTCTGCGTGTCCATGGATGAAGAAATCCCTGAAGTCTCTGAGAATGTGGTCAAGGCAATAACAG atatcATTGAGATGGACTCAAAGAGGGTTCCTCGGGACAAACTTGCGTGCATCACACGCTGCAGTAAACACATCTTCAGCGCTATTAGGATCACCAAGAACGAGCCGGCGTCCGCCGACGACTTTCTCCCCGCGCTCATTTACATCGTGCTCAAGGCTAACCCTCCACGACTTCAGTCCAACATCCAGTACATCACTCGATTCTGCAACCCCAGCAGGCTGATGACCGGAGAGGACGGATACTACTTCACCAACCtg TGCTGTGCAGCTGCCTTCATAGAGAAGTTAGATGCTCAGTCTCTCAACCTTTCCCTGGAGGAATTTGAGCGGTACATGTCGGGCCAAGCTTCCCCACGATGCAGCAGCTCAGAGGGCGAGTGGCCCCACTCTGGTCCAGAAGTCCGCGTGGCTGCCACCAACCCAGTTCTGGCACAGCTCAATCACAATCTGGAGCTGCTGTCAGGGCTAAGCAGTCGGCAGGAGGCCCTGATGGAAGCTGCTCAGAGCCTCCAGGCTGATCTCCTCCTCTGGACTCAGAGTGTGCAGCAGGAGGTGCATGACATACTGGAGAAATACCCACTGGAAGGTCTTTCCTCCACTGTTTCTGCCATTGATACAAACAACATGGACAACAACAACCTGCCATCACCCCTCAAACCCCAAGTGTTTGCTAGCTAG
- the LOC121654773 gene encoding uncharacterized protein LOC121654773, which translates to MILMGRSLCLPSPATIQELFSVARDASIIPDISLDPVLTTFLSLDSNAALQHHYAFLQRSMSMEEQTAFNLNLTGEVGASRVTYGGVGIVALALSMLLDQVSQQVRAQRPTEDHPSSQTSKAKMIFGISTSSRIGWIIHNYLRLIPGIANSQDQMAETTELYDNWLKLELLDHYERMTTKKRMSTESMQQWLVGAAFHLHMRIHQVRLQSVPLGSAESLRLSYKTALNHLVQAYTAYLHRNIKETEAPGPQKLKSSQPASGPRETHMFNMTNMNFSSNVGLAHPAHEVNKSTTFQIKQDFGHDNLKGSNDTTEELRSRNTVSFGYSREEEDSMFGLLVIEFQKNVSHGVQHHPCESPAIQQALVTRIMNSQDLERNRNFFLYSIRVLHSLLRQRDDFELKTN; encoded by the exons ATGATCCTGATGGGTCGCAGTTTGTGTCTGCCTTCTCCAGCCACCATCCAGGAGCTGTTTTCTGTGGCTCGGGATGCCAGCATCATCCCTGATATCTCTCTAGATCCTGTCCTCACCACCTTCCtctcactggactccaatgcaGCGCTGCAGCACCATTATGCCTTCTTACAGCGGAGCATGAGcatggaggagcagacagcATTCAACCTCAACCTGACCGGAGAGGTGGGGGCCAGCAGGGTCACATATGGAGGAGTAGGGATTGTCGCTCTGGCTCTGTCCATGCTACTTGATCAAGTTTCTCAACAA GTCAGAGCACAAAGACCAACGGAGGATCATCCTTCAAGTCAGACTTCCAAAGCTAAGATGATTTTTGGCATCAGCACCTCTTCGAGAATTGGTTGGATTATTCACAACTACCTCCGCCTCATTCCTGGCATCGCCAACAGCCAGGATCAGATGGCCGAGACCACAGAGCTCTATGACAACTGGCTGAAACTGGAGCTGCTTGACCATTATGAAAGGATGACcacaaagaaaagaatgagTACAGAGTCCATGCAGCAGTGGTTGGTGGGAGCTGCATTTCATCTGCACATGAGAATCCACCAG GTTCGTCTGCAATCCGTTCCATTAGGATCCGCAGAATCGTTGCGTTTGTCATATAAGACAGCCTTGAATCACCTGGTTCAGGCCTACACAGCCTATCTGCACAGAAACATCAAGGAGACTGAAGCTCCAGGACCACAAAAACTCAAgtccagccagccagccagcggTCCAAGAGAAACCCACATGTTCAACATGACAAACATGAACTTCTCCAGTAATGTTGGCTTGGCTCATCCAGCTCATGAAGTTAATAAATCCACCACATTCCAGATTAAACAAGACTTCGGACACGATAATCTGAAAGGAAGCAATGACACAACTGAAGAGCTCAGGAGCAGAAACACAGTCAGCTTTGGTTACAGCAGGGAGGAGGAAGACAGCATGTTTGGTCTGTTGGTCATTGAGTTTCAGAAAAACGTGAGTCACGGTGTGCAACACCACCCCTGTGAGTCTCCAGCCATCCAACAGGCTTTGGTGACTCGGATCATGAATTCTCAGGATCTGGAGCGCAACAGGAACTTTTTCCTTTACTCCATAAGAGTCCTCCACAGCCTGCTCAGACAGAGGGACGACTTTGAGCTGAAGACAAATTAG